A segment of the Longimicrobiales bacterium genome:
GCGCCGCGAGCGCACGCCGCAGGCGGAAGGTCGAACGAGAGAGAAGAGCGACGAGGGGCGCGCCCAGCCGCGCTCACGGCAGGCGGAGGGCAGGCGTCGCCAGCCGCGGGACCCGGCCGTCGCGGCTGCGCCGGAAGAACACAAAGTGCACGCGGACCAGGCGGTGGAGGGCGCCGTCAGCCCGGACGCCGCCGCACCGCCGAAGCGGAAGCGCCGCCGTCGCAAGCGCGGCGGGCAGGGACGCTCGGGGAGCGCGCAGGATCAGACCACGACGCAGGAAGGTGGGCCGGAGTCCGGCAGCGATGACGAGCCCGCGCGTGTGCGAGGGTCCGGTCCGGAGACGCCGGCCGGTGACGCCGGGAACTCGTCGGGCGGGCGGGAGAGTGACTCGGCCGGTCCGGAGGGTGGCCCCGACGGTGAGTCCGCGAACGGCCCGAAGAAACGGCGCCGGCGCGGCGGGCGGCGGGGCGGCCGGGGACGCCGGAAGCCGCGTCCCGAGGGCGCCGTGGACGGTGAAGTTGATGCAGCGACGGGCGGCAGCGAGGGCGGGTCACCCGACGTGTCAGGCGAGGCCGCGACGGAACGTCCGTCAGGCGCCGCGGATCGGCCGCGTGCCGAATCGGCTGGTGCGTCCGAGCGGACGGCGCCGGAGCCTGTCGCACGCGCAGAGAACGAGTGAAGGAGTGAGCATGAGGATCATCGCAACTGTTCTGCTCCTGGCGGCTGTGTCGCCGGGAGTCGAAGCCCAGAATCACGCGTCGCCGCCAGCGCCGCGGGATGCAGTTGCGCAGGTCCCGTTCGGCCCCGGCGAGCGACTGGACTACCGCATCACGTACGGCATCCTCGGCAAGCGCGGCAGCGCGTCCACCGAGGTCGTGGCGGTGGAGGACATTCGCGGCCACCAGGCGTACCATCTCAGCTTCCGCATGAAGGGCGGAGCGCTCGGGTTCGGCATGGACGACCTGCAGGAGTCGTGGCTGGATGTCGGCCAGTTGTATTCGCATCGCTTCAGGCAGGACCTCAACCAGACGACGTACGAGCGGCTGCGCACGCTGGACTTCTATCCGGCGGACAGGGTATGGCGCCGCGTCGAGAAGGTCGATTCGGGCGAACTGGCGTCGGACCGCCCGCTCGACGATGTGTCGTTCCTCTACTGGGCGCGCACGCTTCCGTTCGAGGTCGGCAAGACATACGAGTTTCAGCGCTACTTCAAGGAGTCCGGCAATCCGGTGGTGCTGAAGGTGCTGCGCCGCGAGACGGTCAAGGTGCCCGCAGGCACGTTCAACACGATCGTGGTGCAGCCGTTGATCCGAACGAGCGGACTGTTCAGCGACGGCGGCCGCGCCGAAGTGTATTTCACCGATGACGACCGCCGCATGATCGTGCTGCTGAAGACGAGAATGTCGATCGGCACGCTGCAGCTGCAGCTGGAGCGGTACGCGCCGGGCGAGGCGCTGGCCGGCGCCGGCCGCTGAGTCCCGGGCGCGACCGAACGAACGTGAGCGACGGCATCGATCCGAGTCAGATCCGGACGGTGCCGTTGTCGCTTCGGCCGAACAAGGTGAGCGCGACGGACTTCGCGCAGCCGCCTGGCGACCGTACCGATTTCGCAGCATTTCTGACGTCACTCCCGCACATACTCGAGGCGCGCAGCTTCCTGGCCGTCGTCGACGCACTGGTCGATGCCGCGCGGCACAAGCGCGGGGTCGTGTGCATGCTGGGCGGGCACGTCGTGAAGACCGGGCTCGCGCCCGTGCTGCTCGACCTGGCGCGGCGCGGCGTGATCACTCACTTCGCGACGAACGGCTCGGCCGTCATCCACGACTATGAAGTCACGCGCTGGGGCGGCACGAGCGAGGACGTTGAGGCCGGGCTGAAGGATGGCAGCTTCGGGATGGCGGAGGAGACGGGCCGCGAGATGAACGAGGCGATCCGCCGTGGCCACGAGCGGCGTCTCGGCATGGCCGAATCGCTCGCGATCGCGCTCGAGGAAGCGCCCACTCTCGCCAACCCCGAGCTCTCGCTGCTGCTGAACGCGCGCCGGCTCGGCGTCGGCTTCACGGCCCACGCCGCGATCGGCGCCGAGATCATCCACCAGCATCCCGCCGCGGATGGCGCCGCGATCGGCGCGACGAGCATGACCGATTTCCGGCGTCTCGCCGGCCATCTGCCCCGGCTTGAGGGAGGTGTGGTGCTGAATGTCGGCTCGGCCGTCATCATGCCCGAGGTCTTCCTCAAGGCGCTCACCATCTCGCGCAACGTTCACGACGGCGCGCCTCGTGCATTCACGGCCGCGGACTTCGACATGATCCGGCACTACCGGCCACGGGTGAACGTCGTGGAACGGCCCGTACGGACGGGCGGCGGGAAGGGCTACCAGATCACGGGACATCACGAGATCATGGTGCCGCTCCTCGCGTGGAGTGTCGTTTCGCGCCTGCAGGAAACGGGAGACAGCAGATGAGCTGGTGGGAAGCGGCGGTGCTCGGGGTGATCCAGGGGCTCACGGAATTCTTTCCGGTGTCGAGCTCGGGGCACCTCGTCATGGGTGGTGCAGTGCTGGGTCTCGAGATACCCGGTATCCTCTTCGAGGTCGCGGTGCACGTCGCGACGCTCGTGTCGGTGCTGTTCGTCTACCGGCTGCGCATCTGGACGCTGATCCGCGGGTGCTGCGGGCTGGAGGAAGAGAGCACCTGGCCGTACGTCATGAAGCTCGTGCTTGCGACGATACCCGCCGCGATCGTCGGCTTCACGCTCGAGGACTGGTTCGAGGCGCGCTTCGATGATCCCGTGTTCGCGGGGACCATGATCCTCGTCACGGGCAGCTTCGTGTGGAGCAGCCGCTGGGTGCGCGCGGAGGGACGTCGTCCATTTCCGATCGACTGGATGCCGATCCTCGTTGCCGCAGTCATATCCCTGCTGGCCGGGACGATCGTGCCGTTCCTCGCCGTGCTCGCCGTCGAGGCGACGATCATGGCCGTGGCGCGTGCCACCGCGTCAACGGAATGGCGGCAGGAGCCCACGTGGGGCGGCGCTCTGCTGATGGGCATCGCGCAGTCCGTTGCGATACTGCCCGGTATCTCGCGCTCGGGCAGCACGGTGCTCACCGGCATGTGGCGGCGCATCGATCCCGTCGCCGCGGCGGAGTTCTCGTTCCTGATGTCGATCCCGGCGATCCTCGGCGCGGCCGTGCTCAAGCTGCCCGACGTCGGTACGGAAGGGATGGGCGTGGGCGTGGTACCGCTGCTCGTCGGCGGGATCGCGGCCGGCGTTGCCGGCATCCTTGCGATCAGTCTCTTCGTGGCGCTGCTGAAGCGGCAGAACTTCTACACGTTCGCGTACTACTGCTGGGCGGTGGGCGCGCTGTTCCTGCTCTACATGCGCTAGTATCCGAGCGCGTGCGACTCAGTCCGTGCGCGCGAACACCGCGCGCGTCGTGGGGAGCGGGATGCGCAGCAGCTGGCGATACGTAAGATCGAGCGCGAACAGGAAGCCGTCGTCCACGGCCAGACCATAGAAGCGAGCGCCCGGGCTCCAGTACACAACCTCACTCGTGCCGTCGGGATCGATGCGCAGGATGCGGCCCTGGCCGCCACGCTCCGCGGCGAGCACTGCGCCCGACGGTGTCGTCGCAACGGCGACGAGCCGGCCCGGACCGAAACCGGTCGCAATCAGCCGGCGATCGCCATCCGCGGATACCCGCAGCACATCACCGCCGTACGTCGCCGCGAACACGTTGCCAGAATCGTCCGACGCGATCTGGTAGATGTTGTAGCCGACGTTCATCCACTCGTGCACGGTGCCATCGCGCTGCACGTGACTGATCGTGCCGTTCCATTCCGCGACCGCGATGCTGCCATCGGGCAGCACGGCCGCACCGTACGCCGGGTCATCGCCGATGCGCGATGCGATGATCTGTGCCTCGCCATCGCCGCGCAGTGCGTAGAGGTAATTGCCATCGCGTGCGCGTGCGAGCACGAACGTCGCGCCATCACGGTGATCGACGATCGGCGCGTAGAGCGCGTCCGCGGCGAGGCGCGCGAGCGTCTGCGGATGCGATGAACCTTCCGACTGCGAGAGCACGCGCGGGCGCGGCCGCAGCCCGAGCTGGTCCCAGCCGTAACTCGCCTGGAGGATGCGACCGTTGTTCACTGCGACGCCCCAGCTCCACGGCAGCTCCGTGGCAATGATCTGACCGACGCCGGGCGCAGCCACGTAGAAGCTGACGATCACGCGCGCCAGTGTGTTGCGGCCCGCGTCGCGGATGTCGATCGTCTCGGTATACGTGCCGGCCACGAGACCATCAGGATCCGCAGTGATCACGAGCGCATCGTCATCGCGCTGCATCTCGAGCCAGCCGGCAGTGGCGACGGGTGTCCACTCGACGGCGTCGGCAGTGGACCGTACGCTGATGCGCTGATGCACTGGACTGCTGCCCGCGAGTGCAGTGATGCGGAGCACCTCCGGCGATGCGACGAGCGCGCGGTGATGGACGCCCGTGGCGAGGCTCGCTGTCAGCACCTGGTCTTCGACGGTGATGTCCGTCAGGCGCACGCCGCCGGCCAGCGGCGTTGTGAAACCTTTCCTGCCGGTGCGGCCCGGGTAGGTATCGCCCGCGTCCGCGCGACGACCGCGTGCGAGATCGCCTTCGCCGTCGGCCTCGAGGATGCCGACCGCCGAGCGACGCTCGTCGCTGTTCCACGCACCGAGCTCCGCGCGCTCCGGATCGATGCTCCACACGAGCAGCCCCTCACCCGCGAGGAACTGATCGGAACCGATGCGTTGCCGGTTCTCGAGCAGCAGGTACTCGCCGCCGCTGCCCTGGACCCGATAGACCGTGCGGCTCCTCTGCACGGGTGGAAGTGCTATGGTGGAATCGGTGTCGCTCACCGACTCGACCGTGACCCAGCCGAGCTGCTCCTTCTCCCAGGCGCCGGGATGCGCCGGCGAATGCTCGGTCGCGTGGCTGCCGGTGCCCATGAGGCCCCACGCGCCGATCCCCTGCGATGAGCCATCGTAGTCGTAGAGGTCGGGCAGTCCGAGAGCGTGGCCGGTCTCATGCGCGAGCACGCCGATGCGCATCGGTCCGCACGTCGTCGGATCCAGCACGGGCAGCACCACGTAGTCAGCAATGCGGATCGGCTCACCACTCGCGCCGATCGACCGTGTCGTGAACGGCGGCATCGCGGCACGGTGGGGCCAGATGCCGCCCGCGCGACCGTCGCCCGGGCACGTGACGGCGTACACGATCGCGACGAAGTCCACGAAGCCGTCGTCGTCGCCGGAGTCCGGCACACCGTCCGGTCCGTCATTGTCGAACTGCGCGAAGTCGATCCGGCCGAGCGTCGCGGTGAGCGCCTCCTCGCGCAGCTCGTTGATGCGGCCGAAGCTCGACCACGCATGCTCCTCGGGCGACAGGTAGTGACGCGCCGGCTTCGACAGCGTCACCCACGGCGCCACCACGCCGTCTGCCTCCAGCAGCCCGCCAGAGACCTCCGTCCAGTAGTCGGAGAACGAGACCGTGTCGCCGCGGCTCTCACCGAACAGGCGCCGATCGAGATCCTGTACATGGAAGGGGATCGCGACGTCCGCGTAATGGACTGGGATGACCGGGATGCGCAGGCGGCCGCTGAGCGCAGCGCCCTGCTGCGCGAGCGCTTCGGGGGATCTGCCGTACAGCCGGCCTTCCGCCGCCAGCTGGTCACGGCGCACGCGCACCGACTCCACCTTGCCGAGCCAGGCGCGGCTCAGCTCCAGCGGCATGAACGGGCGGGCATCGTCGAGGCCGATGATCGAGACCGGCGGGGTGGCGCTGCCACTCCAGGGGGCCGGTCTGCGCTGCGGCTGCTGTGCTTCGACCCGGGTGCTCTCCAGTGTGAGCAGGAACGCGGGAACCAGAGACAGAAACAGCAGGCTCCGGCAGCGTCCGAACTCGAAAGTCGGTCGGCGGATGGCTCGCTCCTTCGCGGCCAGCCCGGAAGATGCCGGCGCGGATGCCGGATGCGTCCGGGAACGTTGCGTGTTGTGGAAACGAGGATTGGATTACGCCAGAAAGCGTATACAATAGATGGGCCGCCGCGCGGGCAGCGTCAAGTAGTGGGAGCGCAAGCAGATAGCCGTGACGCATGTCGCGCGTACACCACGGGAGTGCACTCGCGACGATGCGGCCGTGCAACGCAGCCGCCCAGGCAGGGGCAGGGGTTGACCCGACCTGCGGTATTGGTAGATTTAACGGCTCGCCGGAGGCATGCGGCGGGTGTCTTGGCCCCCATCGTCTAGTGGCCCAGGACGTCGCGTTCTCAGCGCGAAAACCGGGGTTCGATTCCCCGTGGGGGTATTTCTGGAAGGGGAGCGAGGTGCGCTCTCCGTCGGTCGCATAGCTCAGCTGGTTAGAGCGCACGGTTCACATCCGTGAGGTCGTAGGTTCGAGTCCTACTGCGACCATGAACGCCGTAAGTCGTTGTTATTTCAACGACTTACGGCGTTTGTTCGTGGGTCGTGTGCCCGTCGCGACCCGGACGGCTTCCACTAAGAGCCCGCCACGACGAGGATGAGCCCGGTCCGGTACATGCTCACCTCCGGCGAGAGTGGCGCGTGAGCGGTGTGTTCAGCGAATGAGATCCGTCGGCACATCGCATTTCAGGTCCAGTGCGTCGCCCTCCGCCTGCGGCACCGCGTTGGTGAGCGGCACGCCCGCCGGGACGCCCAGGAACGTGGCGACCAGCACGGTCTCGCCGCCCGTCGGGTTGTACGCATAGTGGATGGTGCCGAAGCCGGGGTCCACGAACGCCTCGCCGGAGTCGTAGCGCCGCTCCAGCATAAATGAACACCATCTCGCCCTGCACCACGCTCACGAGCACCAGGCCGGGGTGCGAGTGCCAGGGGAAGCGGACGTTCGGCTGCACCGTGAAGCGCATGACGGCCATGTTCGATGCGTCCTTGATATTCACCACGTTGGTCGGGCGACCATCCGGCTTCAGCCTGACCTGTACGGCGACGTCGTCGCGGAGCAGGCGGCGGCAGCCGGGGATGCTGTTGCGGCTGCCGGCTGGTGGCGACGCCTGGCGGCCGCGGCGCCGGGCAATTCCCGCGTCGCCCTGCGACTCATGGAGTCGCTCGAGGCGGCGGGAGATCGGGCGGGTGCCATCCGGCACGGTCGGGTGCATACCGTCTGGCTGCGGGAGGAGCTGGACGCCGGGCCGGAACCGGACGTCGCGCACACGTCGCTCGCGATCTCACTCTGGTGGCAGCGCAAACTCCCCGGGGCCGACCGTGAACTGCGACGCGCGCTGGAACTGAACCCCGGCCACGTAACCGCGCGCGCCTGGTACTCCGTGCTGCTTGCCGGCATGGACAGGCTCCCCGAAGCACGTCGTCAGGCGCAGCGCGCGCTCGAGCTGGACCCGGTTTCGCATGGCCTGGCCTTCCGCGCCGCGTGGGTCCTGTTCCTGGCCCGCGAGTACGAGGCATCCAACGCCCTGCTGGCTCAGGCCCTGGAGATCAACCCGAAGCTGCCCGCTGCGTATGCGCAGCTCGCGCTGAACCACGCGCTAGACGGACATCTGAGGACCAGGAATAATCTTCGCGGCAGCTTTCGCGCAACTTGCACAACGGAGGAGGTTCACTCATGTCAGGAACCGAGTTCTCCGCCCTGGGCCACTTCAGGATTGGATTGAACCCGTCCCTGCTCAAAGAAGCCAGGGGGCGAACGCCTGGGCCAGAAAGGACTTCGAGCCACGCCTGGAGGTACGCCTGCCTCATCCTCGCGACGATCCTCCCGGCGGTACCGATGGCCGCAACCGCCCAGACCGCGCTGGCCGTCTCCGACGAGGAGGGCAACCCCCTGGGCGAGGTGGCGCTCCGGCCAGTTCCCTGTAGCACACCCGCGTCGGAGTTGCTCCGGGTGGGGCTCGCGCTCCTGCACAACATGACCTACGAAGGGGCGAGGGCCCGATTCACCGAGGCCGTCGTGACCGATCCGGACTGCCTCCTTGGATACTGGGGCGCCGCCATGAGCTACATCCATCCGCTGTGGCCAGACCGGCCGACGGACGAGGATCTGGCGGCGGGCTCGCGGATTCTTGCCACGGCCAACTCTCGCAGGGCTCCCACGGCGTTTGAGGCGGCGCTCCTGGGCGCCGTACACGAATACTACCGCGACGCGCCCGAGCGGACCGAGGCCCAGCGACTCGAGGCGTTCCGCGTGGGCTGGGAGGAGGCCGCGCGGCGGTTCCCTGGCGATCCGGAGATCCGGCTCTTCCACGCCCTTTCCCTGCTGGTAGCGGCGCAGGGAAGCGCCGACATGATGGAGCTGCACGAACGGGCCGGAGAGATGGCGCAGGAGGTGCTCCGGATGGTGCCGCGCCATCCGGGAGCGCTCCACTACACCATCCACGCGTTCGACCTGCCCGAGTTGGCGGAGCGGGGTGAGCCGGCGGCCCGGGCCTATGGCGAGGTAATCCCGGAGAACGCGCACGCGCTGCACATGACCTCGCATATCTTCACGAGACTCGGGGCGTGGGAGGAGTCCGTCGCTTACAACGGCCGGGCAACCGAGGCGTCCCTGCGGCCCCCGCTCGACGGCCTCTCCCTTCCCAATTTCTTCCACGCGGCGGATTACCTGGTATATGCCCTGCTCCAGCGAGGCGAGAGTGCATCCGCCCGCGCCCTGCACGACCAGCTCCGGGAGCTGGAGGGGGATCTGCCGCAGCCGCTGCATCCGGCAGCTGCCTACACCCTCGCCGCCGTTCCCGCGCGCCTGGCACTGGAGCGTCAAGCGTGGGTTGAGGCGAGTCGCCTCGCACCGCGACCGTCCGTGTCGATTCCCTGGGATCGCTTCCCCCACCTCGAGGCCATCCCCACCTTCGCCGCGGGCCTCGGAGCTGCACGTTCCGGCGATGTGGATGCGGCCGAAGCGGCGCTGACGCAGCTGTCGCGGCTGCGCGAGCGCGCGGCGGAAGTCGCCGACCCGTTCGACTGGGGGACCCAGGTGCGGATCCAGGAGCTGGCGCTGGAAGCGTGGATACTTTTCGAGGGCGGCGATTCGCAGGAAGGTCTGCAACGGATGAGGGAGGCCGCCTACCTTGAGGAGGGCAACGAGAAGCACGGGGTGTCGCCCGGAAACGTGTTGCCCGCGGCGGAGCTGTACGGCGATATGCAGATGGAGGTCGGGCAGCACGCGGAGGCGTTGATCGCCTACGAGAATGCGCTCGAGAGGTCGCCCAACCGGCTCAACAGTCTCTACGGAGCCGGCCGTGCCGCCGAGGCTCTAGGCGACACCGATACTGCGCGGACCTACTATCGGCGTCTGATGCGGCAGGCATCGGAGTCGGCAGACTTCGACCGCGTGCGCCATGCGGCAGACTTCCTCCGCGACGGCTGAGGGCATCGGCCGCTCCTGCGACCGGTTGCGGAGGAGTTGAGAGCGCCCACCCAGCGGACTCCCCACGACGGAGTCGGCGAAGGTGGCGATTCATGGAGGTGCAGAGACTGCCCGGAGTCAGGATTGGCGAGAAAGGGCGGGTACGTCCGGGGATCGGCCTGCATCATCGCTGAAGGTTCTTTTCCTGGACTGTGCCGTAGAGCGGTTCGTGGGGATCAACGCCGAGCCACGCGGCGTGAGCGCTGCCTGTTGTGCCTGAGGTTCGATCGGGACATCGTAGTCGGACGCCACCGCCTGTCAGCTCACATGCCGGATCGCTTCTGCCGGAGACTCTCCATGCTCAAGAAGTTTTGTGCCGCAGCCCTCGCTCTTTGCTCCCTCGCTGCAATCGCGTGCGCATCGGCGCCTTCCGCCATTGTCGCTACAGATCGCGGCTCCACATCCTCCCACGCGCCCTTGCTGGCTGACTCGATTCGTGAGCGGGCTGTGGAGAGCATGGTGCTCTGGAACCAGCTGAACCCCGAGTCGTGGCTCGCACTACTGGCGGAGGACATCCACTGGTATTACGGGGACAAATCGCTGGAACGGGAGGGGGTCGAGCAGATGGTTCGAGGCCTGATGTCGGTGCTGCAGGAGCCCGGCTACCGCGTCCTCTCCGATCCCGATGTCCAGATCCTCGGGCCGAACGCCGCGGTAGCCAGCTTCCTGGCACTCCAGGCGGCCACCGGTCCAGCGGGCGAGAGGCTGGAGCTGCCGACCGGCCTCACGTTCATCTATCAGAGACTCGACGGGGAATGGAAGATCGCCCGCGTACACGAGTCGCTGGGCACCCCCGCTGATTCCATCGTCGCGAACATAATCCTCGCCCGGACTCGCGAGCTGGCCGCCGCATGGAAACGGCTGGATCCGGAGGCATACCTCGCCCATTTCAGCGACGACCTGATCTTCTACTTCGACGGCCGGCGGCTCGAGAGGCAGGAGTTTGAGACCGTCGTCCGGGAAACACTGGCATCGCTGCGGGAGTCCACGTTCGAGGTGCTCGACCCCGAGGTGGAGGTTCTGGGCCCGGCTGCCGCGGCGGTGACGTTCGGCGTACGAGAGGTCATGGTCGATACCGCGGGTGCGACGACCGATATCGAGGGCGTCCTGACGCTGGTCTTCGAGACGCGGCGCGGCAGGTGGCTGGTCGTCCGGGCGCACGAGTCGCTTCGGCGGCCGGATTGAAATTGCGGGAAACGGGGTGGTACGCGTCTCTCCGGGGAAGTCGCCGGAGTCTCACCTGATGCGAATGTCGCCCCAGGCGGAAGGACGCGGACATATGGCGGTAGGTACCGCGGATGTACGGACCGACTACGACCGAAAGGGCGGGGCCGCAAAAATTCGAGGTTTTCGGAGGCCGCGCCAGCACTGAGTCGGGAAAACCGGACCTTCCGGCAATCACACGGCATCATCGGCGAAGCATGACGTCCTACTGCGACCACAAAGCCGTAAGTCGTAGTTGCAGCGATTTAGGGCGGTTTTACGTCCGGAGGGCGTCGTCGTTCAACGTTGCTCCTATTTCTGCCTCATCGGCATGCCTGTCCGGGACGCCCCCGGCTGCATGAGGTCTGCGATCATGTCGGTGTGACGGCCCCTCGGCGTGCCTCAGCCCTTCAGCCATATGAGCAGGTATTCGCTCACCCATAGAGATCCATCAGAGAAGTTGTGGGTGAGGATTGGCGCCAGCAGGCTCCCGGTTCGGTGGTAGGCCCACGAGTAGAACAGGCCCAGCACGAAGGCCATCGCGATCTGCGGCCAGTAGAGATGCGTGATCTCGAGCGGCGCGAGGCGAAAGCCGACGTGCGCGACCGTGAACACGAAAGCCGCAATGACGCCGGCATCCGGCATGTCGATGCCTCTCCAGCGCCGGACGCGGGTCCAGTGGCGAGCCAGGTAGGTATGGATCAGACCCCGGAACAGGATTTCCTCTGACACACCGACGAACAGAAACGCGAACGCCAGATGCCCGGCGACGTTCTGCGGGGTCAGAGGATGGTCCGGAGCGGGGGCGCGGACGAAGAGAAGCTGAACGAGGAATCCAATCCCGATGAAGTAGAGCCCGTAGGCCATAACGAAACGTCCAATGATCCTCCCTGACTCATCGTAGTGTCTGAGGTTCAGGCCCCACTCCTTCCATCGTGCCCCACCGAGCAGCGCGATCGCGCCGAGTGCGAGCACCATTTGCCACAGGTGGTGATCAAAGGCCTGAACCCAGCCCCCCGCTCGGATCTCATCGGAAAGGGGGAGATGGGGGTGGACCGCCAGCACGGAGGTCAGCCACTGGATGCAGTAATACAGCGCGAAGGCCAGACCCACGGCCAACACGGGACGTCCCCGTGCGGCACGCGGGACTCGCGCGCCGGCGGACCTGGACGGCGAAATTGTTTCGCTCACGCGCGGAGTCCTCCGGGATGTGGAACACGGGAAGTCCGCCTGGATCGGTCCTTGGAGCCACAGGAGTACAACGAATCGCGGGCAGAACCAAGAGGGTGAGCCTGCTGCACGCTCAACCTCCGAGTCTGCGTTGTGTTCCGGGTCGCCACAACTCAGGCGCCGTCAGAGAGGTTGCGACTGCGCCTGCATCGTTGTCGATCGCGTCCAGAGAAATCCACCCGCACGGGTGATGGTGGCCGCGGATCCAGTCGGCCACCGCCGTCGTCTTGCCAGAGCCGGCAGGTGCAGCGACGAGGATGATCGTCCCCGCCAGGGGCGGCGCCAGCAGCTGACCCAGTCGCTCACGCCGGATCGCCGCCGTCGGCCCGGGAGGAACGAGCACGCTCGTCGGCCGGAGAGCCTGCACGGCTGCTCGATTTGCGGGTGGCGGTCCGATACAAGCAAACGTGGCGTTACTCTCGCGTCCGCTCACCGGATCGGGGACTGGCGCGCTTCGTCAATCAGCTCGAGCAGCAAGGCCGATGTTGCGGCGGCATGCGCGCTGTCCATCAGTATCGAATAGTGATCGGCATCCTCGACCCGTACATGCTTCCCGCGCCCGGAGAGAGCCGCAAGCTCCGCGTGCATCTCATAGTTGAGGTCCAGAAAACCCTCCGGCATTCCCTCCATGTTCTGGCCGGCGCTGAGCACAAGGAGCGGTCGATCACCGAGACTGCTTACACGCCGCGCGGCTGCCATGGTGGAGTCCCACTGCGACATCTCGGCATGTGAGTTCCGCAGGTGACGTGGCGAGGACGCGAACATCCGAGCTGCCCTGTAGTCGTCTTCCGGAAGGCCGGACGCGAATCGGCCCAATGGATTCAAGGCCCTGACCACACCCACATGCGCAAGTCCGGACGCCACGCGAATCATCGACTGAAAGCGTTCCTGCTGGCGGCGGATATCAGGCCCGAACCGATCCAGCTGATCCGGATGCGAGGGGTCTACCATGCCCAGGGCTACGACATCGTCAGGATAGAGGCCTGCGTACGCCTGGATCAGACTCCCGCCGAGCGAATGGCCGATCAGGATGAAAGGGCCCCTTTCACCGGCGTCCGCAAGCAGCGTCCGCATGTCCCGGGCGATCGAGACAGCGTCGTGCGCGCTGGCGGGCGGTTCCTCGCTCCAGCCCAGCCCCGCGCGATCGTACGAACACACGCGCGTACTCTCCGAAAGCCACGCCTGAACCCATGCCCAGGTCTGGGCGAAGCCGGTAGCACCCGCCTGCAGCACCACAGTCGGTGCACCGGACCCCGTGCAGTAGATGTGCACGTGTCGTCCACTGACTTCGATAAACCGACCTGGCGCAGGAGCCGCGCGTCGGTCCACGTGCGCGCTCCACCCCTGGTACGCCGCACCTCCCAGGGTAACGAACAGCATTGCAAGAACTGAAGTGATCGCTCCGCGCCGAATGAAACGGCGAGTCGAGGGAGTCGCGTTCATCGCTTCTCCTAGGCCGGGCCAGCACTGCGCCGGAACCTGCCGCAGCGCCGGTGCGTGGATAGGGTTGGGGGTTGGGGCCAGATTACCCCCGGGTGGACCGGTGAGTCAACCACATAGGTCTGGGACGCACATTCGACCACCTATGACAACTGCGGGTCCGGTGCCAGTACGGGGGCTGCACGCGGGCGTAAGTCACGGTTTTATCGACTGTTCTGGGGATTTCCCGCCAATCCGACCACCGGATCATGGCGCCTCCTGCTGCGGCGTCCGCGAGGGGCAGTGAATCGTTTCTCCGTTGCAGACCTGCGACCGCGAACCGACATGGCTCGACATTGCGACGTCGGAAGGGCCACGGTTGGAGCATCATCACCTGATCCGGGGCGCCGACTGGTCCCTGCCACCCATGTGGAGGATCAGACCCGTGACCTCGCCGGACTGCGCTCTGGTGAAGGAGATCTGCGCGTTGACGGCGCGCAGGAAGAACCGGTCCTCGGCTTCAGCGAAGAGAGGCAGCTTCGACTGGCCCGAGGGCAGAGCGTGCAGGCGGCCGTCC
Coding sequences within it:
- a CDS encoding CPBP family intramembrane glutamic endopeptidase, with product MGLAFALYYCIQWLTSVLAVHPHLPLSDEIRAGGWVQAFDHHLWQMVLALGAIALLGGARWKEWGLNLRHYDESGRIIGRFVMAYGLYFIGIGFLVQLLFVRAPAPDHPLTPQNVAGHLAFAFLFVGVSEEILFRGLIHTYLARHWTRVRRWRGIDMPDAGVIAAFVFTVAHVGFRLAPLEITHLYWPQIAMAFVLGLFYSWAYHRTGSLLAPILTHNFSDGSLWVSEYLLIWLKG
- a CDS encoding alpha/beta hydrolase, whose product is MHIYCTGSGAPTVVLQAGATGFAQTWAWVQAWLSESTRVCSYDRAGLGWSEEPPASAHDAVSIARDMRTLLADAGERGPFILIGHSLGGSLIQAYAGLYPDDVVALGMVDPSHPDQLDRFGPDIRRQQERFQSMIRVASGLAHVGVVRALNPLGRFASGLPEDDYRAARMFASSPRHLRNSHAEMSQWDSTMAAARRVSSLGDRPLLVLSAGQNMEGMPEGFLDLNYEMHAELAALSGRGKHVRVEDADHYSILMDSAHAAATSALLLELIDEARQSPIR
- a CDS encoding SgcJ/EcaC family oxidoreductase: MVLWNQLNPESWLALLAEDIHWYYGDKSLEREGVEQMVRGLMSVLQEPGYRVLSDPDVQILGPNAAVASFLALQAATGPAGERLELPTGLTFIYQRLDGEWKIARVHESLGTPADSIVANIILARTRELAAAWKRLDPEAYLAHFSDDLIFYFDGRRLERQEFETVVRETLASLRESTFEVLDPEVEVLGPAAAAVTFGVREVMVDTAGATTDIEGVLTLVFETRRGRWLVVRAHESLRRPD